AAGGCCCTTTCCCCTTTTCAAAAAGGAGAGGGGCATGGGAAAATCAGAGTCTCTGTACGTGCAGGTCCTCAGCTGTGGAACAGGAACAAACGACCCAGTTCACTGGGCTCCTGAGGTCTGAAGGAACAAGTGCAGAGCACTGTGCATGCTCAGAGTGGGTGCTCAGCACCTCTCATTATACCAACATCACCACAATTTAGGTCTTTTCAACTAGAAATTTGTAACATTAGAAACTTAACATGATTATGGAGTTAATAAGATACTTCTTACCAAGAAGGATGAGGGGGCTGTTGACTCCTGGAGGAACCACCTGCAGAAAGGAGTAGGGAGGGAAAGCAGTCAGCGGGGTGCAGGGCAACCATGGTCCCCCATGCATCCCTCCCCagagccagggcccctcagaCCCCTGGGTATCAAAGATCCCAGGGGGCACCATGTCCTCAGGGGAGGTCAGAGCCCAGTGCTGGACATCATGGGGACCCTAGTCACTGTCTTCACCCAGGCCCCAGAGCTACTTGCCTACAGTCCTAAGGGGACAACACAGACAAGAACGCAAAGATCCAGGCAGGAAAAATGACTAATACGTGGCCCTGAGCTACAACAAGAGAACCCCCATCGCCTGCCTTCTGACACTGTATCTCATTGACACCTCAGTGGCTTATCCCTGGGTGTCACACTACTTGTATGACCTGCAGCACCTGACCTAAGCCCCGCTGTTGAAAATGGGAATAGATTCGCCTTGCAGACAGGCTGTTGGCAGAATCCAATGAGATGAAGGTGTCCCCTTGGCTCAGCTCCAAGGTGGGTCCGATGAGCACATCCCTGCACGTGCTCTGCCCACACCTCAGGCCTGCTTTCCCACCCAGCTCCCCAAAGCATCCagctctgggccaggcctgcaTCGCCATTCCTTGCTTCTTAACCTGGGGAAGCAGCTATACCAGAACCTTCTGAATCAGAAAAAGTTAAATGCCTGCCATCAGGATCTGAGAGGATCTGGTGAGTTCTCAAAAGTACTGATACAGGGCAAGCACTTCCTATTGTGAGCTACTCTTTAGCAAGCAGAAACTCTTAAATCCGAGTTTTGTATAGAAATATGCTGTCCACTTGAATGcacatatgcatggcccatgaacacagacaatggggtggtgagggtttGGGGGGACGGACAGACAAGGGACAGGCTGGAGAGGatcaatggggaggaaaagggaacaggtgtactggttaataatgcggattttgtaatcaaaacaTGTAATTTCaacagaaacatcaaaagtgctttattcaaaataatgaccatcgctagctacacatttctccCGTCTTTCCGATAATTTGTGGATACTATtctaatagaacttttcttgttttgaggaaaaccattcagagacctaatttttcacttcttcatacgttttgcagtgctgctcagaaagtgtgtgccatcgatcggaacaagaggtaatctgaaggagcaaggtctggtgaatacggcgggtgggttaatacttcccaggcaagatcttttttattttttaaaaaatatattttattgattttttttacagagaggaagggagagggatagagaggtagaaacatcgatgagagaaaaacatcaatcagctgcctcctgcacacctcctactggggatgtgcctgcaaccaaggtacatgcccttgaccggaatcaaacctgggacctttcagtccccaggccaacgctctatccactgagccaaaccggttagggcccaacaagatcttttaacatgtctttaactggttttgaagtgtgtgatggtgggtcatcatgaagcaaaattactttgccatatCTTCTGGCCCATGCTGGTCGTTTtatgatcaaagcatggttcaaattgattatttgttgtcggtattgatcagtattaacagtttcaccttgttttagaagctcataatacaccacaccttcctgattccaccaaacgcagagcattgtcttctttccaaagcgatttggccttgcagtcaatggtTGACCTgaatcaacccatgattttgtgcatttgggattctcaaaataaatccacttttcactgccagtcacaattcgatgcaaaaaagacgtTCTTTTGTGCCGCCGAAGcagcattttactgatgacttttcgggttttccatttgtctttcgatcagttgatgtggcacccattttccttcctttaaaatctttcccattgcttgtaaataatcggaaattgtttgctgaggaATGTCTAATCTTTCtccaagttgtttttgagtttgacacacatcttcatctaATAAGGCTTGTAAttattggtcttcaaacttttttggttgaccagGATGGTCTTTGTCTTTCAAatggaaatcatcacttttaacacattgtttgtgggtagttttatcgcgcgctaacaggtggcgcgggccgtttttgctaatttttttgtgcaaatggcaacgttcagtaaaattatgataactttagttttgcatattttttttcagtgaaactTTTCgtgatttactataaaatgtatactgaattatttttcttaaattttaaagacaaatactggaattgtgtgaagggatgactctacgcagttgaatagattaccgttatacctggaagtacatacataattcaccacagtatgtgttagagacccaaattttgtcctttggaattcgtatatcttcatgttagcatccctttagagcaataaaaaagtataaaaataaacgtatttatacgttacctgcattctaccgctagtctataaaaaacatattaatacgtgtcccgcactCTACCACCAGTCaacataaaaagtataaatacgtttttcccgcatacaatgtgttaaagcgtttaaaccagcattcacaagtatcttgagatggagcatgttcaccataagcttcccaaagtatacaacTTTGAGCAGCACTTTTCtgttcaaaataatgaattaaaacttctcccaaatgctctttttttggcacgaaattcgacatttttaagtgtaaaaaatctatgttaacaccttcagaaaatttgacataggaaggtttgaagcttgctgtcaatgcCAAATAGCATACGTTTCAAATTGCATATATAGCAACccatgtgtaactccatctactgaaaaaaatccgattaaccagtacacctgtatgtaacactttcaacaacaacaaaaaaagacagagacactatctcccctgccccccatacCCACGTCCAGCtggcacctccctccctccatgcttTCCCAGAAATTCCCTCTCAAAGGGCACTTAGGGTGAAGAGCATCTGCCCCTCAAAAGACAAttagggcctggccagtgttgctcggtggttgatgaaccaggaggtcagttggattcctggtcagacacatgcctgggttgcgggctcgatccccagtagggggcgctcAGGAGGCACTGATATttcgatctctccctctccttttctctctgaaaaaaaaaaaagtgaaaagggggcatgaaaaaaaaaaaagaaacgtgTGGGGCAGTGGCGAAAAGACGGCAATGccaatgatgaatgaatgagaaaaatctTCCCACTTGGGACATGGTGGTTTGGTGGGGGAGACGGGAAATGAGCTTCCCGGCCGGTAGCCTGGGGCGAGCCATTGCCCAGCAGCCAGGAAGCCCCAAGTCCAAGGccataaggcagcggttctcaaccttggctgcacattagtcaccggggaatctttttaaaatcctgattcctaggccccatcccccagtgtTACGGAGCGAGTTCCCTAGAGACAGACCACCGACTTCTAATTAGTTAgagcaagcaagcatttattgaTTACAGATTCGAATCTGGGCCCCTGCCGTAGCTGACACAGCAGCAGGCAATCGCCGGGCGAAGGGCGGAGGGGCAGTCCCTCCTTTTATCACCCCTCCCGACCTTGGCTGATCTGTCCTATTCCTACTGTTTGGCTACTGAActaacagcccccccccccccccccccccgcgagggCCAGGCGGAATTCCTGCTGTTTTTCAGGCTTTGCCCAGCTTCCTTCTTTCCCCAGATGCCACTCTGGCGGAATTCCTGCTGTTTTGCTAAAGCTATTCTTCTCCCTGACAGGCTTTGCTCAACTTCCTTCATTCCCCAGACAGCACCCTTATCTTGACTTGTTTTTCAAATCTGGTCTTCCCCTATGTCTGATTCAAGTTACAAGCTATGTTCAGTACTTTTCCACCCTGGCTGAGCCCCCCACCCTGCGATTTCTATCTCATTCCCCACTCCtcttacgggggggggggggggggggggggaatcaaacTTTTGATTCGCTCTCACTCTCCTCGTCCATAGCGCGATTTTGGTGCTGGACACGGAGAGCAAGGATATTAAGGTCCTGAGTCCTGGCTTGAATCATGTTAGCTATCGACCTAAAAATGCGGGGGGCTATAGTTAACATTAGTGTAAGTCCAAGTAGTGGCCCCAAAAGGGGAAGTAGATAGGGGAGGAGTCCGTTGAAGCTGCTCCATAAGGGGTTGTCGGACAGTTCTTTCCTCCTCTTGACTAGATCCTCCTGGAGCTTCTTGATCTTGTCTCGGACGATTCCTGATTTGTTGGCATAGAAGCAGCAGTGTTCCTGGAGGGCTAAGCAGttccctccctgctctgcagTGAGTAAGTCGAGCTCCCTCCGGTTCTGGAGGACAACTTCAGGTAGAGAGTCTATTTGGTCTTGGGGGTTATTTATAGTTCCCGAGAGGGCTTGAACATCATCAATTAGCTGATTGGAAAGCTTGGTATAGGAGTGTATAGCTCCTCCTAGTCCTGTGGAGCCCGATGCCACAGCACCCGAAACTCCTAGGCCTACGAGTAGGGGAATAAATTGGATAGCCCTTTTACTGCGTCCTGCTATGTAATCAAGACTAGGAAGGGGAACGGGCTCTTCTCCTGGGATAATGTCTATATCAGGGAGGATAATAGCCTGTATGCATAATCCTGTCCAGTTGACAGGTAGGGCTGTGAAGGCCAGGCTACCCCCGCAAACAAAAACCTgcccaggggctgggcagaggggtgtGGAGTGGTTTGAGACCTGGGTGCACTCGGAGAAAGTCTGATACCCTACATCTAAGTCATAGCTATTGTTCTGGAACAGCCCCCTAAAACATAGGGAGGTATTGAACCTTACGGGCTGTATTCTGAAGGGAAGGGTGAGGCTGCAGCTTCCAGCCTCCTGTATGGAAGAATTCCCGGCGGGGAGGGCAAGGGGCATGGCTGTCCCAAGAGTCATACATAGCCAACAGTCTGCGGCCAGAGACGGGTTAGAGCCATTTAGAGCTCTAAGGGTAGCCTCTAAGATGTCGGAGGTCTGGGCATCTAGATCGATGTCCCTGGGCTTGCGGAGAGCCAGAGGATGGTAACGGAGGGGTGGGTACAAGGAGTGAATCATCTGTTCTATCTGTTCTTGTACCTCAGCTTCTCTAACCCGATCAGTGGGTCCCCCCCCATCAGATACGTGGATTGGGGCACGAGGTGACCAGCAGCTAGCCTGGCCAAGATTGCCTCGGCAGGAGGCTTGAGCAACTTTGGAGTACCCTTGGCTACTGCTAGTGTCCCAGTCCCCTCCAAAAGAACCAGAATACGTTCTCTGCAGGATGGCAGTTAGATAGATTTTCCCATCTGTATGGGTGCACTGCTGGACCTCCCGGTAGCAAGTGGAATGCATTTCTGTGGCCATCTGACAGTTGGAAGGGCACGGTCCGGGTTTGCCCTTCTCTGGCAGTATAATTTTAGGTTTACTGACACACTTCCATCCCTGTTTAAATCCACCCCCCGTCAAAGCCACAAAAGTTAAGTAGGCTGTTTTACTGCCACAATCAGTTGTTTGGGAGTATTGGGACGGAGTCACTCCCGCACTCCCTCCCGTGCAGTCACAGGGCTCCCATAAAGTTCCCGCACTAAGTCCTGTGTATTGGGTGGGGGCTCTAGCCCACCCTCT
This is a stretch of genomic DNA from Myotis daubentonii chromosome 15, mMyoDau2.1, whole genome shotgun sequence. It encodes these proteins:
- the LOC132216589 gene encoding syncytin-1-like isoform X3; the encoded protein is MATEMHSTCYREVQQCTHTDGKIYLTAILQRTYSGSFGGDWDTSSSQGYSKVAQASCRGNLGQASCWSPRAPIHVSDGGGPTDRVREAEVQEQIEQMIHSLYPPLRYHPLALRKPRDIDLDAQTSDILEATLRALNGSNPSLAADCWLCMTLGTAMPLALPAGNSSIQEAGSCSLTLPFRIQPVRFNTSLCFRGLFQNNSYDLDVGYQTFSECTQVSNHSTPLCPAPGQVFVCGGSLAFTALPVNWTGLCIQAIILPDIDIIPGEEPVPLPSLDYIAGRSKRAIQFIPLLVGLGVSGAVASGSTGLGGAIHSYTKLSNQLIDDVQALSGTINNPQDQIDSLPEVVLQNRRELDLLTAEQGGNCLALQEHCCFYANKSGIVRDKIKKLQEDLVKRRKELSDNPLWSSFNGLLPYLLPLLGPLLGLTLMLTIAPRIFRSIANMIQARTQDLNILALRVQHQNRAMDEESESESKV